Proteins encoded in a region of the Planococcus shixiaomingii genome:
- the fabG gene encoding 3-oxoacyl-[acyl-carrier-protein] reductase produces the protein MSNLTGKTAIVTGGSRGIGAEIARRFADAGAKIVVNYSGSQDKAEAVVADIQANGGEAIAVKANVSDSEAVKAMIDETMKAFGSIDILVNNAGITRDNLMMRMKDDEWDDVINTNLKGVFICTKAVTRQMMKQRSGRIINIASIVGVMGNAGQANYVAAKAGVIGLTKTTARELASRNITANAVAPGFITTDMTDKLGEDIQKAMLGQIPLGRFGKPEEVAKAALFLASEDSSYMTGQTLHLDGGMVM, from the coding sequence ATGAGCAACTTAACAGGGAAAACGGCCATCGTTACAGGTGGTTCGCGAGGGATCGGCGCTGAAATTGCGCGCAGATTTGCAGATGCAGGAGCGAAAATCGTCGTCAACTATAGCGGCAGCCAAGATAAAGCGGAAGCGGTAGTTGCCGATATTCAAGCAAATGGCGGAGAAGCAATTGCAGTGAAAGCGAATGTCTCAGATTCAGAAGCGGTGAAAGCGATGATCGACGAGACGATGAAAGCTTTTGGTTCAATCGACATCCTAGTCAACAATGCAGGCATTACCCGCGACAATTTAATGATGCGCATGAAAGACGATGAGTGGGATGATGTCATCAATACGAATTTAAAAGGTGTTTTCATTTGCACGAAAGCGGTCACTCGCCAAATGATGAAACAGCGCTCTGGCCGTATCATCAACATTGCGTCGATAGTCGGCGTAATGGGCAATGCCGGACAAGCGAATTACGTAGCTGCTAAAGCGGGTGTCATCGGCTTAACGAAAACGACTGCCCGTGAACTGGCAAGCCGTAATATTACCGCGAATGCGGTCGCTCCAGGATTTATCACGACGGATATGACGGACAAATTGGGCGAAGACATCCAAAAAGCAATGCTTGGCCAAATCCCGCTTGGCCGTTTCGGCAAGCCGGAAGAAGTAGCGAAGGCGGCTCTCTTCTTGGCATCCGAAGATTCTTCTTACATGACAGGCCAAACTCTCCACCTCGACGGCGGCATGGTCATGTAA
- the acpP gene encoding acyl carrier protein, protein MATVLERVTKVIVDRLGVEETEVKLEASFTGDLGADSLDVVELVMELEDEFDMEISDEDAENMSTVGDAVKYIESKQ, encoded by the coding sequence TTGGCAACAGTACTAGAGCGAGTAACAAAAGTAATCGTGGATCGTCTTGGAGTTGAAGAAACTGAAGTGAAGCTTGAAGCTTCATTCACAGGCGACCTAGGCGCAGATTCATTAGACGTAGTTGAATTGGTTATGGAACTTGAAGACGAATTCGATATGGAGATTTCCGACGAAGACGCTGAAAACATGTCTACAGTAGGCGACGCGGTTAAGTATATCGAAAGCAAGCAATAA